In Strigops habroptila isolate Jane chromosome 4, bStrHab1.2.pri, whole genome shotgun sequence, a single genomic region encodes these proteins:
- the LOC115606984 gene encoding olfactory receptor-like protein COR8 has translation MQYSNRAQGNHTTVTQFILLGLTSDPKLQTPLFVIFFMIYLITLMGNLVLMALIKTSPQLHTPMYFFLCNLSVVDLCYSSVFAPKLLLGFLLEKKTISYPACFLQHFFFLMFVTTEVFLLAVMAYDRYVAICNPLLYTVSMPKGVCVQLVAASYMGGILNSLIQTCSLLLLPFCGPNTINHYFCDTNPLLKLSCSNSHLNELLLVTLNGTISMSVLFLIITSYVYILLSILRIRSAAGRHKAFSTCASHLLTVTLFYVPAGLSHMQPASKYSLEMEKVTAVFYTLIVPMLNPLIYSLRNKDVKDALRKFFIEKKLL, from the exons ATGCAATACAGTAACAGGGCTCAAGGCAACCACACCACAGTGACCCAGTTCATCCTCCTTGGACTCACCAGTGATCCCAAGCTGCAGACACCTCTCTTTGTAATCTTCTTCATGATTTATCTCATCACCCTCATGGGCAATCTGGTGCTGATGGCACTGATCAAGACAAGCCCCCAGCTgcacacccccatgtacttcttcctctGCAATCTCTCTGTTGTTGATCTTTGCTACTCCTCTGTCTTTGCTCCAAAGCTGCTTCTTGGCTTcttgctggaaaagaaaaccatttcttaccctgcctgcttcctgcaacatttctttttcctcatgtttgTGACCACAGAGGTGTTCTTGCTGGCTGTGATGGCTTATGACCGCTACGTAGCCATCTGCAACCCGCTGCTCTACACGGTTTCCATGCCCAAGGGTGTCTGTGTTCAGCTGGTGGCTGCATCATACATGGGGGGGATTTTGAACTCACTAATCCAAACctgttctttgctgctgttgccttTTTGTGGTCCCAACACCATCAACCATTACTTCTGTGACACTAACCCTCTGCTGAAGCTCTCCTGCTCCAACAGCCACCTCAATGAGCTTTTGCTTGTAACCCTTAATGGGACCATTTCCATGTCTGTGCTCTTCCTCATCATCACCTCCTATGTGTACATCCTCTTATCCATCCTGAGGATTAGGTCTGCTGCAGGAAGGCATAAAGCCTTCTCCACTTGTGCCTCCCACCTCCTGACTGTTACCTTGTTCTATGTCCCTGCGGGGCTCAGCCACATGCAACCAGCCTCCAAGTACTCCCTGGAGATGGAGAAAGTCACCGCCGTGTTTTACACCCTCATCGTCCCTATGCTCAACCCTCTGATCTACAGCTTGAGGAACAAGGACGTTAAAGATGCCCttagaaaa TTCTTCATTGAGAAAAAGCTTCTCTAG
- the FEN1 gene encoding flap endonuclease 1, whose amino-acid sequence MGIHGLAKLIADVAPAAIRENDIKSYFGRKVAIDASMSIYQFLIAVRQGADVLQNEEGETTSHLMGMFYRTIRMVENGIKPVYVFDGKPPQLKSGELAKRTERRAEAEKHLQEAQEAGEENNIEKYSKRLVKVTQQHNDECKKLLTLMGIPYVEAPGEAEASCATLVKAGKVYAAATEDMDCLTFGSPVLMRHLTASETKKLPIQEFHLNRILQDMELTWEQFVDLCILLGCDYCASIRGIGPKRAVELIKEHKTIEKIIQQIDTKKYPLPENWLHKEAQKLFLEPDVVNPDAVELKWTEPDEEQIVQFMCGEKQFNEERIRNGVKRLSKSRQGSTQGRLDDFFKVTGSITSAKRKEPETKGSAKKKAKTNNATASKTKKGK is encoded by the coding sequence ATGGGAATCCATGGCCTGGCCAAGCTTATTGCAGACGTGGCACCTGCTGCCATCCGGGAGAATGACATCAAGTCTTACTTCGGCCGGAAGGTGGCTATAGATGCCTCCATGAGCATCTACCAGTTCCTGATCGCTGTGCGGCAGGGAGCTGATGTCCTTCAGAATGAGGAGGGTGAGACCACGAGCCACCTGATGGGCATGTTCTACAGGACCATCCGCATGGTGGAGAATGGCATCAAGCCAGTTTATGTTTTCGATGGCAAACCCCCCCAGCTGAAGTCGGGGGAGCTGGCAAAGAGAACCGAGCGCCGGGCTGAGGCTGAGAAACACCTGCAGGAGGCTcaggaggctggagaagagaacaaCATTGAGAAGTACAGCAAGAGGTTGGTCAAGGTGACCCAGCAGCACAATGATGAGTGCAAGAAATTGCTAACCCTGATGGGTATCCCCTATGTGGAGGCACCAGGGGAGGCTGAAGCCAGTTGTGCTACCTTGGTGAAGGCTGGGAAGGTCTATGCGGCTGCCACAGAAGATATGGATTGTCTGACCTTTGGCAGTCCTGTGCTGATGAGGCATCTCACTGCCAGTGAGACAAAGAAGCTGCCCATCCAGGAGTTCCACCTGAACCGTATTCTGCAGGACATGGAGCTGACCTGGGAGCAGTTTGTGGATCTGTGTATCCTCCTGGGCTGTGACTACTGCGCGAGCATCCGCGGCATCGGGCCCAAGCGTGCTGTTGAGCTCATCAAGGAGCACAAAACCATCGAGAAGATCATTCAGCAGATAGACACCAAGAAGTACCCTCTGCCTGAGAACTGGTTGCACAAAGAGGCCCAGAAGCTCTTTTTAGAGCCTGATGTGGTCAACCCTGACGCTGTTGAGCTGAAGTGGACCGAGCCGGATGAGGAGCAGATTGTTCAGTTCATGTGTGGGGAGAAGCAGTTCAATGAGGAACGTATCCGTAACGGGGTGAAGAGGCTGAGCAAGAGCCGTCAGGGCAGCACGCAGGGCAGGTTGGATGACTTCTTCAAGGTGACAGGCTCCATCACATCAGCCAAACGCAAAGAACCAGAGACCAAGGGGTcagcaaagaagaaagccaAGACCAACAACGCCACGGCCTCAAAGACCAAAAAGGGGAAATAG
- the TMEM258 gene encoding transmembrane protein 258 has translation MELEAMSRYTSPVNPAVFPHLTVVLLAIGMFFTAWFFVYEVTSTKYTRDIYKELLISLVASLFMGFGVLFLLLWVGIYV, from the exons ATG gagctggaggcgATGAGCAGATACACCAGCCCGGTGAACCCCGCCGTGTTCCCGCACCTCACCGTGGTGCTGCTGGCCATTGGCATGTTCTTCACTGCCTGGTTCTTCGT CTACGAGGTGACTTCTACCAAGTACACACGGGATATCTACAAGGAACTGTTGATCTCGCTGGTGGCCTCGCTCTTCATGGGCTTTGGggtccttttcctgctgctgtgggtcGGTATCTACGTCTGA